Below is a genomic region from Rhododendron vialii isolate Sample 1 chromosome 5a, ASM3025357v1.
aaccctaatctaaacTTGAATCCCAACCCGGAGCAGCTGATCCTCGAAGTGGAAGCCCCGCAGAACACCGAGATGGCAACAGTcttggcaaagatcacccagTTAGAACAGTCTGTTGCGAGAAACGAGAAGATTGCCTCGACGGGTTTTGccatcaacaagctttgcctttttcccaatgcaAAGCTCCCAGAGAAATTCAGACCGATCGACTTCGCTAAATTCGACGGGACCGGGGATCCGAAAGCACATTTAACGGGGTACATCGGAGCACTGTCTATGtggggagtagagagagatgccATGGCCTAGATGTTCTCCCGGACTTTGGTGGGACATActctttactggttcacttcgttggatgaaaggaagaaacgCTCGTGGGAAGACATATGCGCGGCTTTCGTAGCGCAATATGATTACAACATCCAACTGGAGGTTACCACTCGggaactcgaatctacaaagatggaagccaaggaaaCCTTCGCAGACTTTGTGAAAAGGTGGATATCTAAAGCAgcacagatgaaggataggcctaccgatagagatcaaatccAGATGATTGTTCGGAACCTtcagcccaaccttgcaaggcatatggtgatggctcaggcctgctctgattttaaaacattcttcgatacaggcttggccgtcgaagaagcagttcaactgggaatcctcgacaaacctgaacctcttcccaaagccaagaaggtctactccggtaacagcagcacgctggaaactccaattacacccaactcccaaacacctcctcaaacacgACCCAAGCTGAACCAGTCAACCAGATTGTAGCCCAAACCAGTCAACCTCGGTCTCAACCCCGTGTGTTCGCCCAATTTTTAGCACCTCTCTCCgcggtgtttgaaaagttggtcgaaagtgatctcCTTAAACCACTTGCTCCCACCCCACTGCCACAAAAGCTCTCTGCCTCTCACAACCCCAACGccttctgcgcctatcaccaaaatcctggccacctaaccgataactgcttccgccttcgccaTGCCATTGaagacctcatagacaacaagaccattcctatgcctcaccaaaagcccaataccgtctccaacccactcccGAAACATTCAAACGCTCGTACAAACCACATTTCCCTGAGCCACcccttcaacccaagccttcacatcatccctGTTGCTGAGCCCAAGCCAATTGTCGAGATTTCGGCCGAGGATGCTATCCGTGCGCTTGAAACGGTGGAatgggattttcaaagaaggtgggaggacCTAGCGAATGATTTCCTGACAGTGGAACAACGAGCCATCGTCAACGGAGTGTGGCCTGTGTCAGTTAATGCTCAGCAAGTCGAAGAATTGGAACATGGTGATTGGAGACAAGCCTGGGATGAGATGATGGCAGATCCTTTCGATGGATATTCCCTGTTTGCTCTATTCTCGGAGCCTGAACCAGTCGAGGAGTTTGACGAGTGGGACCCAGAACCCGGTGGGTGGTTCTGGCAAGATGATTCGGACCCTCTTGatgaaacatctttggtgtGCTTATTCTGGGAGCAGGAAGAGGAACAAGGCCCCGATCTGATGAACCCCCGCTTATTCTCTGGGCTTTCCGCTTCAACTATAATCAATATCGATAGGGATTCTGACGCCCTCATCCGTACCTTGGATCGTGTCTTCTGCCCACAAGAGTACATTATTGATGAATTTGTCCCACAACCAGTCCTTGAGATCCCTGACGAACCCCATGTCTGTGTACTGGATCCTGAAGACCTTTGGGGTAAGGCTGAAATGGTGAACGTATGGGTCGATGGTGAAGAACTAACCGtcaacaaggctatgttggaCGAAGGCTCTCTACAGGTCAACAACAGCGACAACGTCGACTTCTGGAACTCTTTTGAAGAAGAGATCATATGGAATACCCGGGAGATGGAACTCTTAAATGACACCCTTGAGAAGACAAAGCTCGATAAAGGAAAACGCAAAGCCAATACCGATCTCTCCGATTTCTGGGAGGGCCTTCGATGGGAATCTACTCCCATGGCAGTCAGTAACCTCACCAGGAGCGGTAGGGTATACAAGCCCGCCAACCTCCAGCAAGGAAGCTCGTCCCGAGCAACCCCCCCCCCAACAGAGTAACCTTCGCATCCCCGAGAACCCCGCCAACCTCACCCTTGTCTCGCCAGCTCCACAAAATAACCCCTCAAACTCCAATGACCTTCCACATCAACCTGACCCgcccacccaccttaatccatTTGTCAGCTCAAACCAGAACGCCTctcaccaccaaaacccaaataccgatgatgaccccatcatccagcaacttcatgaaacccctgcCCGCATGTCCATGTGGGGAGTATTGGCAGCATCCCGCGTGCATCGCCGAAGgcttgtcaactctctctccaagttTGAGGTCCCTTCCGACATAGCCCCAGAAGCCCTCATCGCCCTTATAACCCCAAACCTCACCCAACACACCTTGTCCTTCACCGAAAAAGACCTTCCGCCTGAAGGAACCGATCATAATAAGCCTCTCCATgtgaccatgaaatgcctgggaaagtgggtccccgcGATACTCATAGATAATGGTTTGGCCATCAATGTGTGCCCTCTCCGCACTGCTTACTGCCTAGGCCTCAAAAACAAGGACTTCGCGCCATCGACTCTGGGTGTccgtgcttatgataacacccgacgtgatgtcctgggaacaatcaacctggaaCTAGCAACTGGGAAGTTTAAGACGGCTGTGGAATTCTGTGTACTAGATATACCTGCTTCGTTCAACCTCTTACCggggaggccatggctgcaccaTTCTGACGTTATGGGAGTACCTTCTACGCTACATCAGAAGCTCATCCTAGGATTGAATTCTGGGACCCTTATCATCCACGGGGATTCTGGTATTCGTCCACACTCTGAAGATAATTCCCCGCTACTTGAAATCATGCACGGAGAAGAAGACGTGGCCATGGGAGGATTTGCTGTCGTAACCTCGAAGGTTTTCACCATTTGGGCCgaagatggtttcttggtgagttccgCGGCATTGGAGATCATGAAGCGAATGAATTACCTGCCAGGTATGGGCTTGGGGCTCCATGAGCAAGGAGTCTCCGAGTTTCCTCATTTCCCCGGGAGCAATGAACGCTTTGGCCTGGGCTACGAATTCAAGAACAGTGATCCAGAGAAAAGATGGCGCAACCGTGCCCGAGCTCATACAGTCGGAAAAGatcagaaggaagaagaagcacCGTATCGAGGAGAACCCGAGCCCTTCATCGATCTCGAAACAAAAGTGAAACACCCTGGATTTGAAATCTTCGCcaatgacacttgggaggatgaggaagaggtagctaagatggaagaattgtccgaagcgctggattggcttgaagcctttggtttgggtagtctccagtctctgttcgaaggtgaggaaccagagggtatgatagaagacgcggctgtgctcatgctgggaggagaagatgaattggaagacccttctaagctcattgtggacgctgtgggcgcttatgaaaactgcactttcaTTCCTTTTGTAACGCGCACTCACGACACTAGCACCAAGTCCGAGTCCGAGTCTGAGTCCGATACTGACTCTTCGTCTAGTAgcgagtcggagtttgtgcctatcggccctcctcgtcgtagctttcacttcgagtttgagtcaactgctatattccctccctccgaggagcctatcaatgaaatgaacgacgcctttgcttacttcccggattttgaaataaattgcttGGATCCCGACAATGGaggaatagatttcgatggggacatccccaaggaaatccgttccctcatcgagcgtgaaaatgaaaggcatgctcagcctctaaaagaagaaataatctcgataaacttgggtgatgaggagaaccctCGATTGGTTCAGGTCGGTTCCGGGCTGTCTCCAGATGAGCTTCAAGAGCTCACCGATttactaaaagaatttaaagaagtctttgcttggtcccatgcagacatgcccggaatcgaccaagaaatcgtcgagcacaggatccccctctatcccgatgcaaaacccgttaaacaaaagctgagaagaatgcggcccgattgggtgttaaaaataaaagaggaactaacAAAATAGATCGACGCTGGTTTTCTAATCgtaactgaataccccactTAGGTTGCAAACATTGTGCCTAttcccaaaaaggatggaaggatcaGAGTGTGCgtcgattttagagatctgaacaaggcaagccctaaagatgacTTCCCATTGCCGCACATAGACATACTCGTTGATAACACTGCGGGGCACGCTTTACTGTCTTTCATGGACGGTTTCTCggggtacaatcagattctcttggctccagaagacagggaaaagactacgttcatcaccgagtggggaacctattgctatcgggttatgccgtttgggttgaaaaatgccggtcctacgtatcagaggggtgctacgacactgctgcatgacatgatccataaggaagtcgaggtgtatgtcgatgatatgatagtgaaggggaaggagcggaAAGATCATCTCCCAACGCTGAAAAAGTTCCTTGAGAGAGTCCAGAAATACAAGATGCGccttaatccacagaagtgcacattcggagtcactgctgggaaaatgctcgggttcatgatcacaacccgagggattgaggtagacccttctaaaatcaaagccgttcttgagatggaaccaccccgatcagagaaggaggtccgatgcttcttgggaaaaattcaattcattagtcgattcatcgccaagctgaccttgacttgtgaaccattatttcgatTGCTCAAAAAGGATGTAAAGTTCGAGTGgaacgagaagtgtcagaaagctttcgaagcagtgcgaacttatctccagaaccctccgatcctgatgccgcctacaccaggaaaacctttgatcctatacttgtccgtcacgccctcatcaatggggtgcatgctggcacaagaaggagaagatggggttgaaagggcgatttattacttgagcaagaagatggtaggatgcgaggagcgatacacttcgctggaaaagacatgttgggcgcttgtatgggccacgaagaagttgagacactacatggtCGCTTACTCAATAAAGCTGATCTCTCGGATGGACCCTCTCAAATATCTATTTGAGAAGCCAGCACTCACTggtaagctagcacgttggttgctcttgttggcgGAATTCGAAATCAAATATGTCACTTGCAAGTCAGTGAAAGGGAGAGCAGTGGCGGAGTTCTTGGCAGATCGCCCGATCGAAGGGCCAgagcacacagaatttcaattCCCGGATGAAGATGTAATGTCGATGGTTAATGAGACGTGGatgttgtacttcgatggggctgCAAATCAGAAAGGGTACGGGATTGGCATACTGTTGGTCTCGCCTgaggggtcgcatattcccctcgcattcaagttgaacttcgaagttaCGAACAACGAAGCCGAGTACGAAGCATGTATTGTAGGAATGGAAGCAgcattggagattggtgtcaagGTGCTAGAAGTTGTCGGAGATTCCAAACTGGTCGTATCGCAAGCAAacggagaatggaaggtcagagacgagaaaatgaagccgtatcatcaacaGCTTGACGAACTCCTcccgaattttcaaaaagtgactttcacgcatgtaccgaggatgaagaaccTCTTTGCAGACGCCCTGGCCACTCTAgcatccatgctggaacttccaattggGGTAAAGTTGAGGCTTGTCATGATTGAACAGAGGGGAAAACGTGTGTACGACCATATCATGAACATCGACGAACCGGACGATGGGCTCCCTTGGTTCTACGACATTCGGAATCTTGTTGAAAAGGGGGAGTTCCCTGCGGATTCAACTAGGAAAGATCGGATCGCACTGCAGCGACTCGCGTCTCAATACATCGCCTGTGGAGGACAATTGTACCGGCGATCTCCTTGCGGAGTTCACAAGTTGTGTATTCACGGAGATGACATCAGAGCggtaatggaagaagttcatgaaggagtttgtggacctcatatgaatgggatgatgctagctaagaaggtgttaaggctaggctactattggtcaaccatggagacagattgcatcgagTACGTACGAcggtgccacaagtgccagactcatgccaacctcatccatgtcccgccctcggagttacactcgatggcaacaccatggccgttctctgcctggggcatcgatgtcatcgggAAGATCACGCCCGCAGCTTCTAATGGTCAcaggttcattttggtggcggtcgattacttcactaaatgggtcgaagcagcttcgtacaaaactttgacgacggttcaagtggctcacttcatcaggcaaaaTATCGTTTATCAgtatggggtccctcaagcattcgtatctgataacggtgttcattttaaaggaaaatttctggaactctttgaggaattcaagatccaaatacATCATTCGACCACCTATCGGCCACAAACAAACGGAGcagtcgaagcagcaaacaagactattaaggCGATTCTGGAAAAGACTACGcagtcagcaagaaattggcatgagcagctaccactagctttgtggggatacCGGACCTCAATCCGTACACcgacaggggcaacaccctactctttggtgtacggtatggaagccgttctccctatcgagctagaagtgccatctttgagggtcatggcggaaagtggagtggacgaagctgaatggatcagcggAAGATTCGAAGAACTCatgctgtttgatgaaagaaggctgcgcgcgctgtaccacattcagggctatcagcgaagaatcgcctgggcattcaacaaaagggTGAAGTCAAGGGACCTTCGggaaggggacatggtagtcaaggaaATCCGCGCGCCAATTTTCGACTTACGAGGGAAGTTCCGACCTAAATGGGCagggccctacatcatcaagactattCTCTCTGGAGGAGTAGCTTCAAtcgtcgacctcgatggcaacgaatttgcgaatcttgttaatttggatcaacttaaacgctattatccctgagagagctcgctgggctgaaaaccgcaagggcgggcggttccaggcaaaaattagagcaagcctgctaggttgaaaacccgagagagcggcctaggcaaaaattaaggcaaataatcaaagaagagctcgctagaccgaaaactcgaaagggcggtactaggcaaaatttagagcgcaaaaggagagtgtcaatacccgagtgaacccgtagcctgaactacgtacGGGCGTGATTCTCTTTtacgagggatacgtaggcaatctcatcccgagattcggtcctaattcctaaatatcaaaattcgatcccaaatcaagtccaaaatgacaaatccaaaacgcttttcagagccgcatgtgatcaaatgaaccaaaagggggaaacccttaatcagtcgattttattcagattacttctttattacaagccgagcatgaaaatgaaaaagcacaaaatcaaagcacactttttatttcaaagtctggcaaagtaagcagtcaacccatccttgctttcacatccctttttagccatttgcggtaccttccggtcgaagcaatagaaaacagtgGGTCACTTGGCTCGGTCCTATGAGTTCCCCAcgaccgagtgtaactccgaaggcCCGGAATGCTGAAaggagggagacgaagcactTCAGAGCCCGGCTACGGCACCCCCTGACTAAGTCCAAGCTGACGGAAAACACGGAAGGGTGAGTAGAAGGAGAAGCCTGTCAAGCCAGCCACAAACACATGTGTCGAGCCCATGTTGCCAATAGTCATAGCaggaagcctcagccaatggcactgccaagcaatgtcatcttcctccgcagaagcaaggaaatcagcccaTTCGTCTTCGCTAccatacatcacttgaaagggacGGTTCCATCCACTCGCACGATACCACCAATCATTGGCCGGGGGTGTCAACAGGCTTAATTTGTCAcaaagccacatctgtcaaaaagagagaaaacaagtaaggagccagataaagcctgaactgagtgttgaggtaaaatgaatgagagaaatagaaaaaggagagctgagtgaggtccctAACCTGCAGCAACAGCGgactaccaccaaaaacccttgtgcgaCCGGCACAAATagcatctaaccccatcaagGTTTCGGCAAGAACCAATGGTGCAACATCCTTGCAagcctcaatctgagcagcaacccccaccaATAAGGAATTGGGTTGACCTACGGACGGAACCAACAAGAAAGCTGCCAGGAGGCAAATCCAACAAGCCATCATCCTACGTCCTTGGTGCTCGAAATCTGTCAAGCCCCCAGGTGGGCTGAACCTCTCGTACAACTGCACAACGTTAATGGCATTGCCCCGAGTAAGAAACTCAGCGGCATTACCACTAACACCCAGCTTTGCCTTCAGGATGttcttcatgctctccctgatcataggaaCAACCGGCTCAGCAGAATCATGGCTTCCGAGGTAAACATGAAACTCCTCAACGGTGGGGCACAGTTCTTGAgagccaaagcgaaagacatgcacctctggatcccagaaGCGCGCCGCCGCATGCAGCAAGACAGGATGAATTGCAACCTCTCGGAGATATCTTAGGGCATGAAGCCGATGCCCTCGGAAGTTCAACCAATCGATACCCTCAAGGCTGTCTAACCAAGGGCAaagtaaggcttggtttagcatggtgatggaaagaatggatttttggagggaaatggtgaaatgaagtgtgaatggcttaccaagggagagcctggtatttatagaagcttaaatTGAACAACACCACTGCCTCACCAACTTTGAAACTcatcaaattcatcattttcaaaaaccttttcaaaattcaaactttggaaacttggaaaatgttggaaaaaccacaagtcaGGCCTTGGGAGGCCATTCTGTTCTGGGGAAGCAGCTAATACAAAGCCATTTAAGTACATTGAAAACGTGCAAACAGAGGAAAGCAACAAGGGACAAccaacaagtggcattgggAAACAACAAGGGACAGGCCATGAcagcagtcccgagcgctcgagaccactctcgagcgcttgagagttcTGCAGTTTTGCAGCAGACTCTAACTTCCCCACTTTGGTTTCCACGCAAACGTTGAAAGTTTGATGATTCCCAGCAATTATATAAGGAGTACAGCAGTTCTACCCATGTGTTTCGTTGTGCATTCAAGTGTGTTATGTGAAAAATCACAAGTTCACCAAAATCTCCGCTCCTTAGACACGTCGGGATCTGTATTTAGGGCATTCGGTCGAGTCAAGCGACGCACTCAAGCCATGACGGGTCCCAATGACTGTTTGATGCACCCCAAAAAAGGGCCGACACTATTAATTCAAAGCTTTCGTCATTCGGTCGTAccaaaaatcatcattttaaatgcaagCGTCGAATGTCAAAAATTTTGGGTCCCCTCGAGTCGCAACACCCATTGTCGACCGCGCAGCGCGCTTGGTTATGATCAAATGTCCTTAAGCCTAAGTTTCATGATCAATCGTTCGAGAGTGGGTCATTTGGTGTCAAGGTCAAGTTTTATCCCTCACTTTGAGAGTATCGGTCGAAATTCGCGTACTCTTtacgttctttcaaagctagacgaacatatttcataaaatacaattctgtGACGGCAGTGcgaaagaataaaagaataaagtgcgaattttcataaatgaacatGGTGTTTACAGTGAGTGAAGAAGGAAGTACAAAAACTCAGGGCAAACACACGCCCAAATCCTAACTACCGGGGCATGCAGGCCCGAACAAAAACTGGGGCATGTAGGCCCGAAATCTACAACTACGACGGCACGCAGGCCTATGTACAAGGTAaagctagcaaagcaaaaacacgAGGCTCAGACCCGTCGAACCCTCTTCTGTCGTGGTCTTGCGGACTCAGAACTCTCGGGCTCGTCATCACCGTCGTCGTCAGGAGAACCAGAAGCAGTACTCGAGTCCGATGTCCCTAAGACACGTGACTCAGAGGACTCCTCTGTCCCCTCCTCTGTCTCCTCCTCCGGCTCCACGCGAGCGCCTCCGCTGGGACGCCTCCCGAGGCAAAACCTCGAACCGTCCTGCACCTGCAGCAGCCCGTGGCGCACGTCCTGCACCCCGACCTCGCGTGCTGGCAAGAACAAGAAGGCTTGTGGTACCGCGCGGACGCGTCCTAGCCGAACGCCGTGGCTGCacctgcatatcacaaacattttatcatcttATGCATGTTCGAAAGTAACGTTGCTCAAACCAAAATATGGAATATGTATGCATGTTATACCTGGGTAGCAGCAGGAGGAGAAGCCGCAGGGGCGGGTCTCGTCTGGAGGACCCTCCCCTTAGCGCAATCCTTCAGCAGGTggcgcatccccaccatcagcatcacggcCTGCTCAGCCCACTCTCGCGGTACCTGTGGAATAATCCAAGACTCATGACATGCAAACAAGGATTGATCAATGTGCAAAGCAAGCAGAAATATTGTTTGTACCTGAGCAGGAAACCGCATCGGCGGCTGTGGGAGACGGGGCGCGTCAATCACCTCCCGTGCGCCCGACGGACTCGTCACGCCTATGGTCCACTTCAGCGTCG
It encodes:
- the LOC131327696 gene encoding uncharacterized protein LOC131327696: MEPPRSEKEVRCFLGKIQFISRFIAKLTLTCEPLFRLLKKDVKFEWNEKCQKAFEAVRTYLQNPPILMPPTPGKPLILYLSVTPSSMGCMLAQEGEDGVERAIYYLSKKMVGCEERYTSLEKTCWALVWATKKLRHYMVAYSIKLISRMDPLKYLFEKPALTGKLARWLLLLAEFEIKYVTCKSVKGRAVAEFLADRPIEGPEHTEFQFPDEDVMSMVNETWMLYFDGAANQKGYGIGILLVSPEGSHIPLAFKLNFEVTNNEAEYEACIVGMEAALEIGVKVLEVVGDSKLVVSQANGEWKVRDEKMKPYHQQLDELLPNFQKVTFTHVPRMKNLFADALATLASMLELPIGVKLRLVMIEQRGKRVYDHIMNIDEPDDGLPWFYDIRNLVEKGEFPADSTRKDRIALQRLASQYIACGGQLYRRSPCGVHKLCIHGDDIRAVMEEVHEGGPTSSRLFSLEE